The following nucleotide sequence is from Bos taurus isolate L1 Dominette 01449 registration number 42190680 breed Hereford chromosome 3, ARS-UCD2.0, whole genome shotgun sequence.
CTCCTTTAGCCCTCTCCCTGCTATATCCAGAATACAGGACTAGGTGTATTTGATTTGTTTTCTATAGTAAAAATTGAAACACAACCAGATTTGTAAAGTATGAGGGGAAATGGATTTAGGGACAGATGTGAGGTTCTTAGTAATTCCCATTAGTCCCCTcacctgggggtggggatggttgGTGTTGGTTCTCAAGTTTCCAATGGTGATGTTATCAAGCATTGTGGAGGAAGAGCTGTCATAGAAAGATGTTTAATCTAAGTTTCCAGAGGTTCTGTCTGGGGAGGCAGCAGCTGATCTGAGTCACAGGCACCACTCCGGATCTTGGCTCCATCTTCTGGTATATTAGACACCctgaaatacaaaaagaaatagaCAAGAGTGTGGAAGAGGAAGATTActtgtatgtgtgtgagtttgGGAGAAGGTTAGGAGAATTTTTAAGTGGCAATCAGGAAGTGTGACAGCAGGCAGAACTCTTCCCATGGCTCTGCACCAAAAGGAACAGGGACGTGTTACACTGCATGCAACAAAATGGTAGCTGCTCTGTAAGTAATTAAGAATATACCAATCACTGTACTGACTTGAAACCCCTTAGGACTTGTATACTGACACACACCTTCTTTAACCGTTCTGCTTTGGGAGGATAGTAGAGGGATGGTGGGATAAGTAGATTAATTACAGTTACAGTAGCTGCCTGCACTCATCCCTCAAACATGTACTGACTACTGCCTATGCACGATGCACTGAGCTGGGTGCTACAGGATGCCAATCAACCAACTGCTACATCATCACTTATGTGATCTGGTTTGcagtggaggaaggaaggaatgtcaCGTTATTCCATTCCTCCCTGTGGCATAAGCAAGCCAGCAAGCAAGCAGGCAAGAGTAAGCTAGCGAAGGCCAACACATTAATCACTTCACAATGTCTGATCTGTGACTAGCACGTCTCAGCCTCAGAATTTTAGCCAATTAGCCTGCTGGGAAAATATCTGTTGCTAGAACTGCTCCTCCCTTCCACCGGAGTATTACTCAACAACCCCTATGTGCCAAGTGCCATGCTTCACTATCTCACTGAATTCCGAGAACCCAACAAGTAGTAGTTCTTCTTACAATGAAGAACTACTACTACTTCTTCTTCTACTACcctttaaaatgttgaaaatgacTCTCAAAGAACTCAAACCCCACTCCATCTGAATGTAGGAGCAGTGTTATAACATGTTATGCTGTCTCATAGGGACCAGGATCATCACCATGCATCATGTTTGGTAgctcatctcttttttttctctccagggCACAGTACTAGGAGCCTTTGAGCCCTAAGAGGCCTTTAATAGGGTGGAGAGAAAGTAATAAAAAGCCAAGAAAATAGGCAAAGAGGCATCTTACCAAATAACCTCTACCAGTCTAAGgttaaggaaaaagaagagtTTAGGAAATAATACCAGATGTTTTCATAGAAGTCTAGGGAAAAGAACTCCTCAGAAAAGGGTACACTAGACCCTGAATCAACTTTGAGAAACTCTCAGCTTTACTCCACTCTTAGAATAGACATCTTGTTAGTTACAGCTTTGGTTGAGGAGGTATTGTTTTTATCATCTTTTAACTGTTTATAAGAATTCTTTCCATGGAAAGTACAGTACATTTCCCCCTTGTTATCAGCAGCAACACACACCTCCAAATCTTCATTCTTAGAAGCAAAATTTCCCTACACCAAAGCGGTAGAAGAGATAttgagggaaaaaggaaaaatgtaagaAGGTAAAAGACAAGAAAGGTTTGTTTCATTGCCACCGAGTGGTTTTGAGGCCCAAAGAACTAGCAGCGTGGCTAAAGCTACAGTAGGTGCTGTGGGAGGTTAGGTTAAAAAAATTTCCTCCCCCCCTTAGTAATAAAGATCTAGGATGGGGCCAAACTTTAACTTTGCTTTAAATATACTACAAAGAGAGAGTCCAGCCAACTTAGCTGAGTAAATTGAGGGGGAAACATCCTAGCCAGAGCATGGggataaactgaaaataaaacccTGGGCTCCCCTGAACAGTCTCTACTAAGATTGTCCTTTCCTAAGACATTTCTTGAGTCTGTTCAAGAGAAATACAGCCATCACCATGCCTTTTAAATGACCCTGGTTGGTCAGTTCAAGAAAATATGAAGTCTCCCAAACACAGGAGCCAGTGTCAACTTAAGTTCGATGCTGAAATAAAGTAACAAAAACAAAGACCTAAGTAACCTGAAGGAAGGTCCTAGATATTATCTGTACAAGTATACAACTATGGCCACTACCCAAAATCCAAGATTCCAACTTAATACTTTATTACCGCTACTGCCCTTGGCAACGACTGGCCACTTAGAAAACACGAGACCTTGAGTATTGCCTTATGTAGGTGCAAAGGATTTCTAGCCAGGGGAGGAGGAAACCAAACTAGATGTTGCCCATCTCCTTTCTACCCATTCCAACTGAAACACCCCAAGAAAAATGTAGGAAGTTTCAAGTCTTATCTCCTCCTTCCCACAAATTAAGTGACAAAGGACTTCTCAAGAAAGGAATCcaatggggaagggaaaggaaggcatGTTGGAACATCTAATTTGCTAAGAACCCCAGCAGATCCAGGGTGTGCTGGGTTAGTCAACACCCTTTTGAGTCAAACACAAAGAAACTGCAGCCTGTATTTGTTTCCTCTGTTGGCACTGCTCACTAGCCCTTCCACCCACATCTGTGTTCTCAACTTTTGACTCCTGCCACAGTGATAAAGGAAAAGGACAGGGGTAAAAAATGGAACCATAAGGTAACTGCAATTATCAGTTTCTAAATAGATCTCGGCCTTCTTATCCGGTTCCCCTGAAACTTGTAACTTAAGTATTGTTTCTTCTGTCCTCTCCCACCCCCTAGTTTgtcagaaataatttattttacatgGCACTTGCTCCTTTCCTTTAAAGCACATGTGATTCTTTCTACTTCTACATGGGGGGAGAACAGGATGTTTACTTAAGAGCCATCTCATGGGTGTCCCTCTTGCAGCCTCAACCAGTTATTACTCAGCAACTGTGAACAGCAGCTGACCAGACTTGCCTATACGGTTTACTCATAATCAAGTATGAGAAACGCCTCCATACCCTAAAACATACTCTGTCCACATACATGAGGGGGCAACTCATTCCTTCTATACTATATTGGCCCAAATAAAACAATTTTGTGGAAGTTGTGTATTTTCAACATGCCCAGAAAGGCCAATGAGTTCTAAAAGCTGTTGCTTCCTTGGGATGGGGACAGGAATCAGGTGGCAAGTCAAGGCCCCACGTGGGGACCAGGAAGTTAGGGTGAGCCGGATTCCAGAAGCGGCCAGTACAGTGTACACCCCTACTTGCTGGGTGTGTTCCTAAACTGTGCTATTTCTGAAGTGTCTGGTGACATGTGTGCAGTTTCACATATTCAAGGCTGCTATTTAGGGCCTTCTACCCTGCCAGGGATCCAGGCCTGGTCTAGATGCAATGACTCTCTTTACCCCTTTAGCCAACATTTATTAAGCCTCACTGGGTCATGAAAAGGGATGGGGTGAGAGAGAGGTTAAGTGTGGCTTCTCTTACTGGCAATACGTGAGAAGGGTAGATGTGGGCAAAGAATTGGCCAGAAGGATCCCGACTGCCACTGCCCCAATTTTATGcttgctttaaaaatactttttttgctCACAACCATACAATTTTTTGGTAAGACGTACAAAATTATTATCCATACGGTATACCCACTTCATTACCAAGCACTTCCTGAACATCTTGATCTTGCCCCACCCATTGTCCCTTTCCAAAATTGAACTGCCATAAAGGACCAAACAAAACCCACAAGGCCATAAAGATCTTAAGAAGCTCAGAATGCCTTCAGTGACATTGACTGCAGAAGTCAAAGCGGACAGCTGGACAAGATCAGAGAGGGGAAAAGTCAAccacacaacaaaggaaaccatactttattaaacaggaaaacaaaaacataatattGGGggcaaagagattttaaaaaaaaggaatggcTGGAAGAGAGGAAAGCGCAAGCAGTCGCAAGGCAGGCTTGAGATGGGGGGTCTTGGGCGTGTGTTTGCCTCAGACCTGTGCAGGTGCACACACACCAGCCCCTCTACCCTCCTTGCACGTTTAGACCAAAAGCAAATACAACTGTATCTTCAGAGATATATTCAGGCTTTTCTTCCTGCAATCCTGTAGCTGGTTTCACCTTCAGCCCTGGACAGTCATGTAGGGTCTTTGCTGGAGAAAACTTAGGTCTTTCCAACAACAGGCCTGTTCCTCAAAGCAGCAGTTTCAGCTTCTGGAGAAGTTCCTTCCTATTTGCATTCACCAGAGAAGCCAGGGGCCCTTGGTCAAAGCCCCAAATCTCaaagaaaaatgtcaaacctTTAGAACTAGTTATTTTATTAAATGATATTAATACACATTTCAAAAGGATTTCATTGTTGTTGCCTCTAAAGCATGTACTTATTTTGTTTTCCACACTGAACACGTGAGAATATCAATCCAACATATCTAATTTAAATCTTAACAGGCACCCCAGCCCATTCaaaaaaaggaggggaaggaggggaggcaaaaaggagaaaaagcagtAATTTACAGCGGCTTCAAAACAGTAACAGCTGAAGCTTACTTCTGCATGAACCACTGATAGTGAATATTCTGCAATTAGGAGTTTTAGCATATTCACATTATCTAGATAGGTTTGCTGTACCATATACATCACAAACATTGTATTCCTGGGACTGGAAAGGATGAAAGGCCTATTCTCTTATCATTTTACCCTCCCTGGAAATAAACCAAATTCTATTTATTCTCAACAGAATTTGGGAGGGCAAATGGGAGCAGGGACAGAGGTTGAATCTAAGCTGACTGAAGGGTAAACTTTTACAGAATATTTAAGGACTCAATTTCTGATATTGGATCACTGAATTTTAAGTGGTACCAGTGTACTCATGCCGTACCCACTGATTCTCTGTCTGTGATTTTACAGTGAGCACCAAGAACCTTAGTAACAACTTCGCATTATCTGTTTGCATACTGAATCATGTCCTTGCCAAGACACACTAtactatgcttttttaaaaatcttgttctGAGGTTGAAATACAAAAGTCAGAGCATGGGCACGGAGTTTTAaatcacagacacagaaagaatAAAACCCCTTTGTTTCATGTTATGAATACCAGAATTATCTTATTTCactatatcacatatatatacacacatcgtTGTCTTCACTGACTGCTGTAGGCAGATGTCCTTCAAGTTAACAAACAGCTGACAGTTACATACAAATCCTTATTTCCATCCTGAAACAAATGGATTTTgtggcttaaaaaaacaaaacacactccACAGAAACCCAACCCTTAAAGTCCATCTTTTATAACTGTACAAGGTCTTCCCTTTCATGTACTAGCTATCATGCTTCTGAGGACAATTAACCTGCCCCAACATTCAGGAAACCACTTTGCTGACCAACCCCCCATTTTCTGATAAAATCAAATGGTCAGAGAGCCTTTTCAAGTAAACGCTACTTTTAGATTAATCGAGAGCAGCAGAAAGAATTCACATTCTTTTATTCTAGAATGAAAAACATCCCACTTAATtttctgcaaaagaaaaaaaacctatttCAGTTTTGAGTTAAAACTTTCTCCCTttacctccccccaccccaccctcacacTCTTTTATACTTTTCTCTAAACAAATGTTTTAGGACTCAGTATAACTGTattgtttctttgctttgctaCACTATATATCTCATCCCACTTAAATGTTGTGGTATCATGCGTTTTTATGCAGGGAGAGCTACAGGGCAGAGAGGCTTGAGAAGGTCAAAGAAAGAACAGCTGGCTTAAGACCAGAAATGCATTAGGAAGATGGAGGACTTGCAAGATCCTAACCACAGAAAACCACAGAAACCAAACAAGTAACATGGAATAAATTACACAAAAACACCCAAACTATGATGCACACCTGGTTTGAGCTGCTCTTTTACCTGCAAGGCAAGCTTATTCTGAGGCAAAGAATCATCTTCTGTCACTATATTGCCCACGGTCTCCCATCTGTAAAACTTCACCGGGGGAATCCAAAGCAATCCCCACACTTCCTAGTTACTTCTACACTAACTTGGAAGGAAATATGAAACTTGCTAGGATTTCCTTTTATAGTCTTTTACTCATCTGGCTGGAGACTACCAGTGTGTACTTTAGGGTAAGACACTAAATAAAAAAATGTAGTAAAGCAACATTTGCTTTTCAGTGTCCCTAAACACTCAAAGCGCAGTGATTGTCTTTTCCCAGTACTAGCTGTAGAAATACAAATAAGGAGCTTTTCagttcagggagaaaaaaaaaacacttttttttttttttcatgtaaaatgaCTAAGGGCATAAACATTTTCTATTGAGAGTGGGAGATGAGGATAAGGTTTGAGCCTTGAAATGTGACAGGTTGCTATCCATAGAGTGGGGTAAATTTAAACTAATCAGGTCCTCATATTTGTCTGCAAGGATATGTATAACATCCATTTGTCACTAAGACAGAGCTAAAGAGGTATAAAGAAAGATGCTACTGAACTTCCTCCTTCAGAATACCAAGAGGAGGGGTGAATACAGGACTAGGTCAAGggtaaaagaaagataaagacaaatatttctctttcctcatAGTTAACTTTTGGTGACAACTACCAACAAATGTCACATTAGGGAGGCACCATGGTAAAAatgtctacttaaaaaaaaaaaacaactgggaGAATGTTTCAGTTGCACCTCTGTATCTACTGTCAACTACAGTGACTTTCCGGCTAGACTAGAAATGTAGACGAGAAAACTGAGGGAGAaaaagtcaaggaaaaaaaaaagcaggaagcaAGAGCTTGATTCCAGATATGTGAAACCACCTCAGAAATATGTTTATGACAGATGGCCAAGTCAGATCATACCATCAATGGCTCCTTTCTCTCACTCTCTGTATTGCAGTTacttattctttaattttaatatacCTGGCCCCCTTTCTTCTACTCAGAGGAGGAAAATTCTTTACTAGGATAAAATGAGGTCTGTATTTCCTCAAAGTTGTTGCCTGATAGAACCTCAGAAGAGGCTGAATTAAAAAACAAGGGCTTAGACTTTGGGAGAAAGGTCAAGAACTCAACTTCAATATgccttttaaaacaaaagaaagcccCCAAATAACTTGACAGGTCCGAGGTCCCCCACATTTCCTCCCCTGCAACATCTCTTGGCTGTCAGCAGGCCACAGAGCACACAGGGAAGACAGCCACACTGGTTACAGCAGGTGACTGAGCTggacagagaaggggacaagaaTCCCTCCATTGACTACTTGATAAGCCAAGCCCCAAATAACATCCCAACATTGCACATGGTATTATCTGTACTGATGGAAGTTTTATTTCAAATGTAGTAATACTCTTCAATAGATGGGGTAAAATAAGATTTGTCTTCCTCCCCACCCTTCAAACCCCCAGCCAAATGAAGTGGCTTTAGTTGTGTTtctttgccccccacccccttaaAATACAAACATCTTGGAAAAGGTAGGTATAAGTGCAGTGGGAGGGAGGACTGGATGGAATAGTGAAATGTAAGCatatataactttttaatttgGAAGGGAGGTCCTTTgtcataataaaaaaagaaagaaaaaaatagatcaaAGGAGGgagaacaaataaaaacaatgataataaaCCAAACTCCTACTTCCAATGCTCTCTACTGTTCAAATGCCTTTCCCTTAGTTTCCATCAGTACCTGGGAGGGAAGAATGGGCGTTTTGGTGCAAAGAACGGAGGGCCCCTAGCGAAAGGTGGCCTGGGTCTCTTTAAACTGTGGAAAGGGTCTCTGCTGAGAAAAGGCTCCCTAGGCCGGAAGTCTGGCCGGGGACTCCGCAAGATCATACCACTCCGGTTGATGGCGTCTCTGTGTGAGGGACCCAAGGGGGGgccactgctgctgttgctgcctcccccacctcctcctccatgggCTGGGCCCAAGTGCTCCAAAGAATGGGAAGGCAGGCTCAGGCTCTCGCGCACACGGCTAAGGCCGGGGCCGTTGAGGTCCCGCTGGGTGGGGCCCCCAtggtccctgggtcctgggagCACCCCGAAATGATCAGCCagggtcccctgaaggagggaactATGGTCCTTGGGAAATACTGCCACGGCCCCCGCCACTCCGTGCTCTGCCAGTGGTGGGGTTGGGAAGGGTACAACCCCAGAATGGTCaccaggaggtggaggaggaggaggagcagaaaaAGGGACGCCACTCCCGCCACTGCTGCTATGTTCCCCGGGGGgcggaggagggggtggggtggggaaaggaaCTCCACCGTGCTCCCCAGGAGGTGGGGCAGCGTGGGTCAGGGCTGCCTCCTTTGCGAAGGGGTTCGAAAGATCCACAGAGGGTAGATGAGTAGGTGCATCTCGAGAGAAGATACCACCATGATCCTTAGGAGGGGCAGGTGGGGCAGATGATGGCCCCACTGGCTCTCTCTGGAAGGGTGTCCCATGATCCAAGGGGGATGGGGGGAGATGATGCTCAAATGTTGAGTTGAAACTGTTGGAACGGAAGCTGCCGACACTTTCCTGAAATTGGGGTGCTCGTTCTTTGTATGGTGCTGTTTTAAAGCCAGTGAGGCCtccgctgcccccacccccaagggaTGCCAACTCAGAGGCACTTGAGGGGCCATTGTCAAAGGAGCCTCCTGAGGTGCTCAGATCAAACCAACCCACCCTTGAAGCCTCACGCCCATGTCCTCTATTTCCCTTCCCAGGGACTCGGATGGACTCTACAGTCTGTATCGGCTCCCCTGACATCCTCCTACTGGATGCATTATGATAACCCAAGGTTTCTATAGGGGCCCCCTTCTCTTCGGTACTGTCAGGCAAGTctaagcaggaggaggagactcGAGTCTCTATGCGATAGTGCTCTTCTTGTTGCTGCTGATCGGCGGCCGTCAAGCTCAGCTGGGCGAGGTTTGACAGGCTGACACCATCACTTGAAGTGCCCTTGTTGGGGGCCTGGCCAAAATGTTTATCATCTGAGGGCTTTCGTGAGGCATTCTTAAGCATATTCTTAAACTCAATCGTCGACGTGGTGGAAATGGTAGAGGCCAGGACTTTCTCCACGCCTGACGTGGGTGGGTGGCCCGTGGGAGCAGCAAGGGTGTTCTGCGGAGAGAAAAGGGACCGATGTGGGACTGGGTGAGGAGAGTCTGGGTACTGCTTCTGTGGCAAAGTGAGATGCCCCGTGGCAGACTGAGACAAGCTATTGTGGTTGGAGTCAGGGGTGAAAAATGAATCATTCTTACTCGGCGATGGTGACCGGTCAGACCCCGCTTCATTCCCTCTGACGCCGAAGGCACTGAACAGTCCAGGGGGAGACGAAAGCCGGCCACAGTTCTCACTAGAGTCCAGGAGGGCCCGCACAGATGCAGGGAAGGCAGACTTTACCCCAAATTCTTGACCCCTGTGGCTGTAACTGGACAGGATTGGCTGGTACTCAGTGGTATCAGAAAGCTTGCTTGATTTCAGGATAGACTTGGCTGGTTTCTTCTCTAGGTTCATCATGGCAGATGGTGGAGGCCCTGAATACTCGAAATCTCGGTAATCTTCATCTTCCTGGAAAGAAGTATCTGGATAGAACTTCTCCTGTGAAGAGTCCATCAGAGAAGACGGTCTCTCCATTCCATCGGAAGGCTGCTTATAGGGGGAGTCACTGCCCAAGCCAAAGGGCCGAAACGTAGACACAGAACTGGAGAGCTCTCGGGGGAAGCTTTCCTCTCTCCCAGGGGGTGGTGATCTTGTACTGCTGGGTGTTGAGGACCCAGGGCTAATGATCTTAGAAAGCAGGGACATGGTATCCACACTGCTGGACGTGGGCTTGTCCATCATCTCATCCTGAGTGGGTGTCCCACTCCGTTCATCCCGTACCGGGGTTCCATCAATGTTGTCAACTGACGTGCTAGTAGGGCCACGCTGGAAGTCTGATGGATGGCTTTCTGCTGGAGCACTGGATCCCAAACTGCTCAGGATTGGGATGTTTAAGTTTAAGCCACTGAAACCAGGATTACCTTTTAAGAAGTTGTGGATCTTCATTTCCAGGCTTGGGGAGGTGGACTCTGACTCCAGCTTTGGCTTGGAGGCCTCTGAGGATTGGCACATGGCAACTTCAGTAGGCGGTGCAGCAGGGCTAGCACTGTGGTTACCTGTGAACCCCAAAGTGTTGGAGGGCAGCTTGAAAGTAGTGCTTGGGAGCCCTGGGCTTTGCCCAATGGAGGCCTTGCTGGCTGAAGTTGACGAGACTTCAGAAGTTGAGGAATTAGGAGAGTAGTTGAAGCTTTTGGGAATAAAGGACTGGGTATTGGAGGGCAGGTTTCTTCCTTTTATGCTAGAGACTGTGGTGTTAGCAGGGGAAGCTGAAGTGCTCTGGGGTGTAGCTTCGCTGGATGGAACTGGGTTCCCAGTAACACTCTGAAGTAAAGATGACAGGCCTGTAGAAACAAAGATTAGAGAAGTTAAGAACAACAACTCCCTACTTTCCAATGAAAACAATGTAGGCTAATCAGATATTCATTCCAGTGGGAACTAGACAGACATTAAAATATGAGATCAAAGGGATTCAGAACAAACAAGTAATGGCTAAATGTCACAGAAAACACTGGTCTGATTTATCAATATAAGGAGAGCGAATTACTGAAATATTTCTAGTAGCCATGAAACAAGGCCAACATGGCAAAAATAAAACGCAACAGGAAGAGGGAGATTTTAGTGTCAGAATCACTCAGAGTTTAAACAagacaaaacaggaaaagaaaggggGCATAATTATCTGTAAAATAACACTTTAAGCCAGTATTTCTTAATGTTTGGTCTGCAGAATTGTTTCTCTAAACGCAAACAGATATTCTGCCCTATCTTTCCTTTCCAACTTCCGCAACTGTCTCTAATAAGTTAATGTACAGTTATTCTTAGGACAGAGAGAACGACATGCAAATTGCAGGGACTTATGTGACCTGTGATGCTTTTTTTAAGAAGCATATCTTGCTGGATTGGTGTTATATTTGGGGAAACAAGGCTTCGGTTGTGAAATTTTTAGTTGTAGAATGTAGCACTAATAAATATACACCAAAAAGCTTATAGAATTAGACCTTTGGGGACACTGATCCTTTGACAAGACGACACACCAATCCCCTTCTTATAGCTTGGAAAATTCAAGGATTATTGGTCTATACATGTTGACACTGATGAGATCCACCTCTACTCGCTGACAGACAAAACATTCTCAGAGCACCAAGAAAGAATTCTTTGGGGGCAAAGGCAGGCTGAAGTCCACCAAAGCAAACTGCTCCTGTAGaaaatttcttgaaaaaatatttgataaagaaataacagaaggttctttatttaaaatccaatcatattttggaaaatttaCTCAATTTCTGATCACAAACGAAAATTTTACATACACTTCACCTGAATTAATAGCTTTCAGTCATATACTAAAACTGTTCCTTCATAatgatatatgaaaaaaaataatatttcatttgatATTTCAATTATTGTctctttaaaatttcaatttttatcCTTATTTGCTAAGAGAGTTAAggtcttaaaatttttaaggTTGTTCCATCTTTGCAGCATTTTCAAATGCCACTGACTTCTAAACAATGATGCATGGCTTTTATTATTATGCAATATTTGAAAAATCCAAACAATTAAAAcagtttattttcattgctatCCTCCTGAAAAAAtatctgtatttaattttaaataatctcCCTGGCTGTacaattttcctctttttaatagTTTGATTTAATTCTTAACAGCAACTGCTTTTACCAAAATCAGAAGTCTTGAAGCACTGCAAAGTGATAATATCCTATGATTATAAAATGGTATTTCAGCATATCTTTCAGATGTTGTGAAATGAATTCTTCAAGAGATCATCTTCTTAACATAGATACTACTCAGATTTCTGGTAATAGGGGAAATATTACTCTCTTACCActaaatattactttatttatatACACTATAGTGTCTGCCCACTAAAGTCATTCTTTTGTGCTGAAAATACCATTAAGGGCTGTAGGTGAGACATTGAGAGCAAAGTTCTAAGAGATTTCCTCTATGGTTGTTGAAGAAAGGTATCTATTTAAGTTGTCAGACATAGTCCTTTTAAAAGGTAAGGAGAATTCCATTTTCCATGAGGAACTCAAAGGTGGTGAACTGCCCTGTTACTCCACAAAGTTTTTTTTCTGAGAGTCCCACTTTTTATTCTGTCACAACACACCTAGTTCTGTTCAAATTTTGCCTGATTAGAAGGTCTACATGATATTGTTTTAACAATCTGCTTAAAGAAAAAGCTTCTTAAGATCTATGTATTATATCTACATAAGAAGTTAAAATACAAGTGAGTTCATGGTTTTTAATGTAATTACAGAATGATAATAGAAGAGAAACTAGAAAGGAGAAATCATCAACATGCCAATCTCTCAAACTACTTATCCCTGAAATTAGTAGTGTGAGTTGCACTGTAGTATTAATTCTTTTGCTGGTGCCAATATGTAGAGGTGTGGATTATTATTTAGTAGTATTTAGTCATGTGTAACAAAATTCTCTTATATTGTAAGACAAAGCTCACTATAATACAGTGCTTGGCGGATCCACTTATAGAAGTataggaaataagaaaatgaagagataCCTGTACTGCTGCTCTCTATTCATTTTAAGTGGGATCTCAGCACCACTGACATTCTGGGTTGTATACTTTGTTGTTGGGGTTCTCCTATGCAGGGATTAAGtagcatccctggcttctacccATCAAATGGAGTGGCTCCCCACCTCAACCCCAGCTGTGACAaacaaaaatgtcttcagacgcagccaaatgtcccctggagaCTTCTAGTTAAGAACTACTGATGCAGAGTAAATTACTATATTGAAGCTGTAATTCACTGCATAATTATACTCAGGTTGGTATTTGAAGGATCTGAGAACAAAGAGCAAGGTAAGCTTTAAGAAAAAATgttagaagcaaaaaaaaaaaaaaaggcagcagacAGTTTTAGGCACAAAACATAATTAGCAAAGCTGAATAGAGAGATTCAAACAAGGTAAAAGATAATAGGTAGGTTTCCCTggtgggaatctgcctgcaatgcaggagacttgagtttgatccctggtttggaaagacccctgggagaagggaatgacaacccattccagtattcttgcctgggagatcccatggaaggaagagcctagtgggctacagtccatggggttgcaaagagttggacatgactgagcaactaacactttcact
It contains:
- the RPRD2 gene encoding regulation of nuclear pre-mRNA domain-containing protein 2 isoform X4; translated protein: MAAGGGGGGSKASSSSASSAGALESSLDRKFQSVTNTMESIQGLSSWCIENKKHHTTIVYHWMKWLRRSAYPHRLNLFYLANDVIQNCKRKNAIIFRESFADVLPEAAALVKDPSVSKSIERIFKIWEDRNVYPEEMIMALREALSTTFKTQKQLKENLNKQPNKQWKKSQTSTNPKAALKSKIVAEFRSQALIEELLLYKRSEDQIELKEKQLSTMRVDVCSTETLKCLKDKTGGKKFSKEFEEASAKLEEFVNGLDKQVKNGPSLTEALENAGIFYEAQYKEVKVVANAYKTFANRVNNLKKKLDQLKSTLPDPEESPVPSPSVDAPSPTGSESPFQGMGGEESQSPNAESEKSATPEPATDNRDVEDMDLSDVEDDGSKIIAVEDRKEKPVEKSTVSTAVPTKPTESISKASSCTPAPVTMTATPPLPKPVNTSLLSPTPALALPNLANVDLAKISSILSSLTSVMKNTGLSSLLQSVTGNPVPSSEATPQSTSASPANTTVSSIKGRNLPSNTQSFIPKSFNYSPNSSTSEVSSTSASKASIGQSPGLPSTTFKLPSNTLGFTGNHSASPAAPPTEVAMCQSSEASKPKLESESTSPSLEMKIHNFLKGNPGFSGLNLNIPILSSLGSSAPAESHPSDFQRGPTSTSVDNIDGTPVRDERSGTPTQDEMMDKPTSSSVDTMSLLSKIISPGSSTPSSTRSPPPGREESFPRELSSSVSTFRPFGLGSDSPYKQPSDGMERPSSLMDSSQEKFYPDTSFQEDEDYRDFEYSGPPPSAMMNLEKKPAKSILKSSKLSDTTEYQPILSSYSHRGQEFGVKSAFPASVRALLDSSENCGRLSSPPGLFSAFGVRGNEAGSDRSPSPSKNDSFFTPDSNHNSLSQSATGHLTLPQKQYPDSPHPVPHRSLFSPQNTLAAPTGHPPTSGVEKVLASTISTTSTIEFKNMLKNASRKPSDDKHFGQAPNKGTSSDGVSLSNLAQLSLTAADQQQQEEHYRIETRVSSSCLDLPDSTEEKGAPIETLGYHNASSRRMSGEPIQTVESIRVPGKGNRGHGREASRVGWFDLSTSGGSFDNGPSSASELASLGGGGSGGLTGFKTAPYKERAPQFQESVGSFRSNSFNSTFEHHLPPSPLDHGTPFQREPVGPSSAPPAPPKDHGGIFSRDAPTHLPSVDLSNPFAKEAALTHAAPPPGEHGGVPFPTPPPPPPPGEHSSSGGSGVPFSAPPPPPPPGDHSGVVPFPTPPLAEHGVAGAVAVFPKDHSSLLQGTLADHFGVLPGPRDHGGPTQRDLNGPGLSRVRESLSLPSHSLEHLGPAHGGGGGGGSNSSSGPPLGPSHRDAINRSGMILRSPRPDFRPREPFLSRDPFHSLKRPRPPFARGPPFFAPKRPFFPPRY